The stretch of DNA gaggatgctgaggagaaatctgacatttcttctgagtattatccatctgactaggattaggtcgtctttttctttttaccaatgtactcatcgTTGTCAGATCAGcaataaaaattttcttttaaattcaccttgtgttcttatgttcttgtttatcaaaaaaaataaaagtaaacaacacacaaaaatatcaaaccaataaataagttaaaatttaaaataagattgttcagacgataaataacattaaaaacatAAAGTGCATAGAAGCCTAGGGTTTTTGAAGAAAAGCTAAGAGGATGTCAAATTTGTCGTTCAGGGAGTCCACTTTGGAGTCAAGCTTATCCACCTTGGACTCTAAGTTCTGATGATTTGATCTGTGCCTCTCAAGATCTTCTTGTTGTTGCCTCAATGCATCCTGAAGAATTCTTAGCTGATCTGAAACCATAGGAGCTtttcctttatcagaggagggttcaccatCCTCTTGATAATCAATCATAAGAACGTCAGCATCtggagcatcctcttggttcagcTCATCAGCTAGTTGGGCAAtccttgcagcagcttcagccaTACGCTCATTTTCAATCCTTTGATCTTCAAGACTCTTGAAAAGTTTAGAATTAACCCAGCAATCCTTGAAAGCTGTcagacgcctcacagcagcagataCAGCAGCAAACTTGGCACGCTCATTCTCTTCATGACTATACATAGTCAACCTTTTCAAACCAGCCCTTGCTAAGCCTTCCTTCATCAGATGAACTACCTCCATATCCCGTTCTCCAATAACAGACTTGATATCATCACCCACTGCATCCAGAGCATTACAAATCTTTGCCTTGAGTAGTGATacctccatatccacatcagagggacacaccaagaacctgtccttaatatgtgataacctaagtaaatcatcataaagctgattggagaggttaccaaataggtcagaggatgagggtgagatattGGGAATGAGAGAGTGTTTTGAtgattcattagcagggttgtcaatgataacaacatctgcttctgaaggtttaggagcacaagtgtgaatacgttCAGGAGAaacatgttcagcacttgggttggGATTGAgttcaggagttgattcagGAGATGTGTGTTCAgatgttggttcaggagatttgtgttcagaggttggttcaggagatttttcAGGAGAGGGTTGTTTGGTAGGAGAGTTTGGTTCAGTAGGGGGAATATCTGGTTggggttcagatgatggaatgtcaggtgattcTTTTTGTAGTTGGGGTTGAGGTGATTTGGATTTAGgaggtgatgaagatttgttGGATTCATGAGAGAAAGGTTGATTATTTAGGgggtcagggctaagatgtttttctagttcagatagggggttatcagaagtTGAAATGTTAGTAGATTTGGGAAGGATAGTTCTAAGAGGTTTGGTAAACCCTATTCCAATCTCAGCTTCATTAAAAATgtacttagaagacttacctttaggATCAGGAACTTGTCTCTTACGTAGCTTAGCACTAatagtctcttcatcagattcagtttcatcatcagattcagtctcatcagATGAGCTATCCTCCTCAACAATAATTGGCTTTTTAGATGAtgcttcagcagccttgttagCAACATCCTCATGTTTCTTCTTAGTTCTCTGTTCAGCCATAGAttgtgttggatatttgtgtgttggcctcattttgctaaaacaaatatacaagcaagatgttggaccaaatgtttcaacatgttaggtacaaaagatgttggaccaaatgttgtaacatgtttgtgtacgacagtcagattgcccaaatctcgcgcatttattacacgtatctgctatatatggaaatccactctacaaacgtgtatatcaagatttgatctgatcaagacgttatcagtgaagatatgttcttatcaagacttaatggaatgattcaacacattgtttatttcctaaagaggataaactattttaggaaagtttttattaaggtctgatttgcttagctggacgtgactcaaagaccagctgtgttctgaagcttatcttggaagatcaggagcgtgctagctctgtctgtaacaccctaacccatactacccttaaaaacgtaattttaaaaacttttcaacaagcgtaaaggcagagtgccacgcggtaattaaaacacaagcatacacacagagcatcatgaaatttaacatgaacagcaacagcggattcaatcacatcaagcatgcatatatatacatatatatacataagccatattcatccctaaggatgtcacttatacaagaactagcataacaaaaaggtaacaccgatatacgatgaaatccaagcgtaatccccgactcgatgttacattaccagagcattcactatttacaaactctagtcaaaagctagtactaagaggagtaatctatgctaagtctcctcaccaaaaggtacttcaacaccacgctagaacagcagtctaaacgtcggcacaatcctcagcctgaatatctgaacccccaaaggtccagcaaataacacaaagcagagagttagaaaacataatcgcatatcatacgagcataagaaagaccttacactttcgaactacatcatacatattctaactcacgtcaaaacatcgcactaaacaattatcaattaataaggttcaacaccattcaaccaaataatgtcacttaccatttatcaaatatatgcgcatttaccctaaggtatctaatgccaattaattcactgtcatgccatccctagacataactaaatgcatgtggtaccaagatgtctcaccaacggtggaccaagaacagttttatatcatgctggatatgtcggaacttaccgaaccatcttatctcccttggataagccaaaacagttttatatcctgttggatagcagctctggactcatggattcatctaatccgatcctcggcttcattatggacacatagtccattttcgttattggaacccaagtttccaatgttcacatacaatcatgaatgcatgattacttttaaacacatcaaatacatgacgctatctagctcgaagctaatcattcactgatgcggaaacacaattccaacatctaacacattaggataacacaatatcctatcactcaattcataattattcacatgataattatctgcatactcatttttatacacacaaggtttcatttacacttatgtcataaaacatacatcattctcttatcattgcaaattaatgctaaaacatatacattgctcacattaagctacaacttattgcatacacgttttatcattcatataacgattaacaataagcattaacagtatcaacatgtatcaacaatcatgtaaggatactcttaaaccatgatacaagtgcctaatcacacttataaacaataacaaaagttgcaggttcagtactattcgctaagcgaatccatagcgaacaggtagcgaacttattcgctaagcgaatctcctttcgctgtagcgaactacatcagaggattacaggtacatggcgaacaggtagcgagcttgtagcgagcttattcgctgtagcgagctactgttcgctaagcgaactacaccagaaagaaaatctgttcttgagttatctaaggcggtttaacatcaaatcaactcaaaaattcatccaaacatgttataaattcatataaacagccattccaaacatatatggtatcaaggaacattaatcatcccttccaaacatccaaatacctcaaataatcaaaatcaagccaatttcttgggttttaagcaactttcataaactttccaaaaatgatccaaacacatacatattcatcatggaatcaagctagtgattaacacatacaaagtgatgatgaagaacatcatactcacatacaaaagcttatcaaaagtctaaaagaaattgagtgggagagttcgggaacggagacatagacaatctcccccctccttgtcactcaagaatcatgaattctaatctcttaccttaagtttggtgatgatccaagccttctcttgctcaagctttctcttagccaaaaccctagctcttgctctatcttgcttctactcactcaaactcaagaaatgaatttatgatactattcataagttggacttgctacttatactacttctcatgtgtcatgaaccaagcccaaatggcttaggcccatgcctctcacgccccatttaagcccaaaacaaggttctcgcgcctaataacttacgatcggctaaataattattcgtcgctcactaaaataataaaagccaattaataaataaaataacatttaataaaatatacgaatacgaaaaaaacgggtcgttacaatcctaccccccttaaaagaatttcgccctcgaaattacctagaaacagatcgggataagaatctctcatcttgctttccaactcccacgttgcattctcaccagccggtcctccccacacgactttcacggatgcaatctctttgtttctcaacctcttcacttctctcccttcgattctcaaaggcacagtctcgatggtcaaatcatccctcacttgaacatcgtccgattcaatcacgtgtgtcggatcagacacatacttgcgcaactgtgatacatgaaaaacatcgtgcaaattcgccaatgatggcggtaatgcaatcctatacgcaactttcccaactcgcttcaaaatctcaaacggtccaataaacctcgatgtcaacttccttgacttcaacgcacgtcctactccagtagtcgatttaactcgtaggaatacatgatccccttcttggaattcaatgtccttcctcctcttatcatgataactcttctgtcgactctgagacgctttcatcttctcacgaatcatccgaatcttctctgttgtctcttgtacaatctctggtccaagaattgcaccttctccagtttcataccaacacagaggtgtcctacaccttctcccatacaaagcctcaaacggtgccattccgatactagaatggtaactgttgttgtatgtaaactctaccaacggcaaacaagaatcccaattcacgttttgctccaaaacacaagccctcaacaaatcctctaaggattgtatcgtcctctccgactgaccatctgtctgaggatgatacgctgaactcaacctcaacttcgttcctaaagcttcttgcaagctttcccaaaatctagaagtaaatctcggatctctatccgaaataatacttgttggaataccatgtagcttcacgatctgctccacataaatctcggccaacttaggcaccaaagtacctttcctgatagcaatgaagtgagcacacttcgtcaaacgatctaccactacccaaatcacctcgttacctttcttggtcttcggtaaacctcccacaaaatccattgcaatgctatcccatttccattcgggtataaacattggttgtaacaaaccaaacggcttctgatgttcaatcttcgatttctgacaagttaagcatgaataaacaaattcagaaatttgcctcttcattcccggccaccaaaacaacttcctcaaatcctgatacatcttggttactccaggatgtatactcaaaccactcctgtgaccttcttccatgatcattctcttcatttcgggtacatccggtacacaaactcttccgtgaaatctcatgactccactctcgtcaatcttgatattggtctccttgccttcattgatgagtaccatcttctccatcaatctcttatccgatttctgacgttctttaatatcttcaagaaaaggattcgtcaatcttaacattccaagcttcacacttgaagaagtaacctcacacaccagactcaagtctcggaattcttcaatcaactctaactctcttaccatcaatgatgacatatgcaaagttttcctacttaaagcatcggccaccacattggcttttccagggtgataactcaattcaaaatcgtagtcctttaagaattcgagccatcttcgttgcctcatattcaactccttctggtcgaataagtatctcagactcttgtgatcactaaacacttcaaacctcgatccatacaagtagtgtctccacactttcaaagtaaacaccactgcggctaactccaaatcatgcgttggatagttcctctcgtgaaccttcagttgccttgaagcataagctaccacattacccccttgcataagcactccaccaagtcctaacttcgaagcatcgcaatacacgacgaacgactttttggcatcaggtaaaatcaacacgggtgcagtagtcaatcttctcttgagctcttggaaactcttctcacaaataccatcccaaacaaacgcttgatctttcctcgttaacttggttaacggtaaagccaacttcgaaaaaccctcgatgaatcttctataataaccggctaaaccaagaaaacttctaatctctgaaacagattccggcgttccccactgtgacacagcgtcaaccttcgcaggatctaccgcgattcctccacttgaaattatatgccctaggaaactcacctctttcatccaaaattcacacttcgacaacttggcatacaacttcttctccttcaagacttgcaaaacaatcctcaagtgctcttcgtgctcttcctcggattttgagtaaatcaaaatgtcgtcgatgaacaccaccacgaatctatccaaaaatgaatggaaaattcggttcatatactccatgaaaactccaggtgcattggtcacaccaaacggcataactgaatactcttaggtatgtcttccgtctttactctaatctgatggtatccagatctcaaatcgatcttactaaacacgcaagctccaactagttgatccatcaaatcatctatcctcggaagtggatatttattcttgatcgtcactttgttcaactgacgatagtctata from Trifolium pratense cultivar HEN17-A07 linkage group LG5, ARS_RC_1.1, whole genome shotgun sequence encodes:
- the LOC123886404 gene encoding pinin-like, encoding MAEQRTKKKHEDVANKAAEASSKKPIIVEEDSSSDETESDDETESDEETISAKLRKRQVPDPKGKSSKYIFNEAEIGIGFTKPLRTILPKSTNISTSDNPLSELEKHLSPDPLNNQPFSHESNKSSSPPKSKSPQPQLQKESPDIPSSEPQPDIPPTEPNSPTKQPSPEKSPEPTSEHKSPEPTSEHTSPESTPELNPNPSAEHVSPELGDDIKSVIGERDMEVVHLMKEGLARAGLKRLTMYSHEENERAKFAAVSAAVRRLTAFKDCWVNSKLFKSLEDQRIENERMAEAAARIAQLADELNQEDAPDADVLMIDYQEDGEPSSDKGKAPMVSDQLRILQDALRQQQEDLERHRSNHQNLESKVDKLDSKVDSLNDKFDILLAFLQKP